A window from Podospora bellae-mahoneyi strain CBS 112042 chromosome 1 map unlocalized CBS112042p_1, whole genome shotgun sequence encodes these proteins:
- the UME6 gene encoding DNA-binding transcriptional regulator ume6 (EggNog:ENOG503P0WT; COG:K), producing the protein MSTLPPNHHGDFMKSSQVNMATTTTTTTTTTTKAKAASKAQASAAANPKQKTQMHRRSRTGCYTCRLRRKKCDEGSPMCTACKHLGLVCEYKRPMWWSNNDARRKHKDDIKMIIKRKKLSEKSTHSIQTSVNSPPGLSHSLPTSATFSDPFDRTRSQSIDSQFAFNFNSPQSDFSSFSAPQMHPDFLFAPYSPYEIDVKTERQMFINDIPTLRESTTATFSTYQTPPPPGTVLPQFPLEGEWTEQVYTERRESLAEETLNVNFFDFAQGPSVSSRQVAIELDEGDQRLFDHFISSVLPTIFPILESNQHGSISSDLILPALESNKGYLHCCLSIAAQHYKAAMGLEGEEIDGDIMRHRYATISALCEALARDEDHQQILEAALGLIFFQCGVGRFDDTLPDIPWHQHFQAAISLVQKLDLPRIVSDPNEPLTQAPFNMTLTAWIDILGATMLGRAPAFAHTYREKHLSPTNPSLGLRELMGCEDRVMYLISEIACLEALKKDGMDDITLCQHVHVLGDQIGLTEMGDESVPVLPFNANGTLSPKQLSKNITAAFRLAARIYLCSLVPGFHPSQASCVGLVEKLTSVLATIPSGTAGFDRSLSWVYLVGGSVSVPGSSFRAFFEDRVAQLVDLANFGSFGKVTCLLREIWLQSEVISRASSPGSNNEEVQQQQPPAYIHWRDVMQMKGWDYLLI; encoded by the exons ATGTCAACACtaccccccaaccaccacggaGACTTCATGAAATCATCCCAAGTCAACATggctaccaccaccacgacaacgacgacgacaacaacaaaggccaaggctgcctcCAAAGCTCAGGCCAGTGCCGCTGCCAACCCCAAGCAAAAGACGCAGATGCATCGCCGCTCAAGAACAG GATGCTATACCTGCAGATtaagaagaaaaaagtgCGACGAGGGCTCGCCCATGTGCACTGCCTGCAAGCATCTTGGCCTGGTATGCGAATACAAGCGGCCGATGTGGTGGAGCAACAACGATGCGCGGAGGAAGCACAAGGATGATATTAAGATGATCATCAAGCGCAAGAAGCTTTCCGAGAAGTCAACACACAGCATCCAGACCTCGGTCAACTCACCGCCAGGTCTCTCTCACTCGCTCCCAACCTCTGCTACCTTCTCCGACCCCTTCGACCGCACCCGATCACAGTCGATTGATTCGCAGTTTGCTTTCAACTTCAACAGCCCACAAAGCGACTTCAGCTCCTTCAGCGCGCCACAGATGCACCCCGACTTTTTGTTTGCTCCGTACTCGCCCTATGAGATTGACGTCAAGACGGAGAGGCAAATGTTCATCAACGACATCCCAACCCTCAGAgagtcaacaacagccactTTCAGCACCTATCAgacccctccgccaccggGAACAGTCCTCCCCCAGTTCCCTCTGGAAGGCGAATGGACGGAGCAGGTGTACACGGAGCGGAGGGAGTCATTGGCCGAGGAGACGCTCAACGTCAACTTCTTTGACTTTGCCCAGGGACCTTCGGTGTCTTCCAGGCAAGTCGCAATTGAGCTGGATGAAGGCGATCAGCGCTTGTTTGATCACTTCATCTCGTCGGTTcttcccaccatcttccccatcctcgaGTCAAACCAGCATGGATCCATCAGCTccgacctcatcctcccgGCGCTGGAGAGCAACAAGGGCTACCTGCACTGCTGCTTGAGCATCGCCGCTCAGCACTACAAGGCCGCCATGGGtcttgagggtgaggagatTGATGGCGACATCATGCGCCACCGCTACGCGACCATCTCTGCTCTGTGCGAAGCCCTCGCACGCGACGAGGACCACCAGCAGATTCTGGAGGCCGCCCTCGggctcatcttcttccaatGCGGCGTCGGCCGCTTCGACGACACGCTGCCCGACATTCCCTGGCACCAGCACTTCCAAGCCGCCATCTCGTTGGTGCAGAAGCTCGACCTCCCGCGCATCGTCTCGGACCCCAACGAGCCTTTGACTCAGGCCCCCTTCAACATGACCCTCACCGCGTGGATTGACATTCTCGGCGCCACCATGCTCGGTCGCGCTCCCGCTTTCGCCCACACCTACCGCGAGAAGCACCTGtctcccaccaaccccagctTGGGCTTGCGCGAGCTGATGGGGTGCGAGGACCGCGTCATGTACCTGATCAGCGAGATCGCCTGCCTTGAGGCCCTCAAGAAGGACGGCATGGATGACATCACCCTCTGCCAACACGTCCACGTTCTTGGCGACCAGATCGGTTTGACCGAGATGGGCGATGAGTCCGTCCCGGTTCTTCCCTTCAACGCCAACGGCACCCTCAGCCCCAAGCAGCTCTCCAAGAACATCACGGCCGCCTTCCGCCTCGCCGCCAGGATCTACCTCTGCAGCCTCGTCCCTGGCTTCCACCCCAGCCAGGCGAGCTGTGTCGGTCTTGTCGAGAAGCTCACTTCCGTCTTGGCCACCATTCCCTCTGGCACCGCCGGCTTCGACCGTTCTCTTTCCTGGGTCTACCTCGTCGGTGGCTCCGTCTCCGTTCCCGGCTCCTCCTTCAGGGCTTTCTTCGAGGACCGCGTCGCGCAGCTGGTCGACCTGGCCAACTTCGGCAGCTTTGGCAAGGTGACTTGCCTGTTGAGGGAGATTTGGCTCCAGAGCGAGGTCATCAGCAGGGCTTCGTCTCCTGGCTCCAACAACGAGgaggtgcagcagcagcagccacccgCGTACATCCACTGGAGGGATGTGATGCAGATGAAGGGGTGGGATTACCTTCTCATTTAA
- a CDS encoding uncharacterized protein (EggNog:ENOG503P4HV) — MEPPIHITRRSRSLGALNRSYSSTSASDSSRLHRPRRAYSRQQLRSVNENSSLLVSPGPLESMLKTTTETGDIGLFSIRPARSSGNLHASSPRRRPAYGGTPLNRRPNGDGTRSYSLRDDRRWLPSYRDTTSEIISMYGSDSQYSASASSALTRPCDDMGNRSYSMTTCSSHRPPSQKASGDLQSQQQEGYLQRPRSPYPYPTRLKRPGVRPASPALTENGAVDYSKMVGIDRVSLRTVHGSYKPTYPQYGNRQVPRLRQDGTSSSESFSSYAAAEKHSLSAGLPLSPAPWGHRYRGRLGSSTSEHSLRTSSLTSILNMYQRSTCGPPTRDPSLRVKPPGTFYYDYSEGFDYTNDSPPPLPDLPSDIVTRSMSVCQLRDMGNVVKHHCPPSGPTLRSEEDIPSLGTQARNSEELDSQSREDRLSPQDTPRQKPQNEESNADSLGEDSSRFDTERSPFSHSRRYEEEEEWSVGTAVVHRRQNTRLTVRSDLQFSTPKAVGVSTTRSYEENMRRLAVSPPKLGPLADYTHSSSPAHYSQRRAVSSPLRVQTRRNTAYPRGFGHCGLASMEESSDVIVGTDAQDEFATSEDGMGHSNTYLSSLPAAETGGQFLRPLHVDDPASRGHKRNLAMHTINTNDLRNLTEAEIGSIVDRSRTPMLAPHPISPARQLRLQNSVPQLMKALPRSPGIPVRSESCFANFYSQDLEYTTGFSTPDPSSFGVEQPTMVDPMFPYGSNQQEPKFKMPSSPLASAVVPEELGDDGVYADSREKPRRSGSRNSSRNSKLKLKVSRGALSKMHAEGIGGRRNTAAGPAGEWSGPHPKPRGRPSRNHMNPGVTNMDSLVESAAEAEKTDTCDQEVAFLDSPCSSIPAPAIPDSHQDDVGDKPSPATQGPREVTSPTARSEARSSLSHDSCVSGQSPRGLKKRFPDLRVRLAESRLRSAETLTPDGRIGEVIEVVLTPPVEAPMSESGHGSKVNLTTKDGDGDNNASDEGAAGKHQGKGFRGRMSRWFKAARQVVMGACSGSGKRG, encoded by the exons ATGGAGCCGCCCATACACATCACGCGGCGGTCCCGAAGCCTCGGCGCTCTCAACAGAAGCTATTCGAGTACATCCGCTTCCGATTCGTCTCGTCTCCATCGACCACGTCGTGCCTATTCCCGTCAGCAGCTGCGCAGTGTCAACGAGAACTCATCTCTACTCGTGTCCCCAGGTCCCCTGGAGAGCATGctcaagaccaccaccgagacGGGGGATATCGGTTTGTTCTCCATCAGACCAGCTCGCTCGTCAGGGAACTTGCATGCTTCTTCACCCCGTCGGAGACCAGCTTATGGCGGAACACCGCTCAACAGACGTCCCAATGGCGATGGGACGAGGAGTTATAGTCTCCGGGACGACCGAAGATGGCTACCATCATATCGAGACACCACATCCGAGATCATCTCCATGTACGGATCCGATAGCCAGTactctgcctctgcctccagCGCACTTACACGCCCATGTGACGACATGGGCAATAGGTCTTACTCCATGACAACGTGTAGCTCACACCGCCCGCCGAGTCAAAAAGCATCAGGGGACCTCCAGAGCCAGCAGCAGGAAGGCTATCTCCAGAGGCCTCGCTCTCCCTACCCATACCCAACGAGGCTGAAACGGCCAGGGGTTCGGCCCGCTTCACCAGCCTTGACGGAGAATGGGGCCGTTGATTATAGTAAAATGGTTGGGATTGATAGGGTATCTCTC CGCACCGTTCACGGTTCGTACAAGCCGACCTATCCTCAGTATGGCAATCGACAGGTACCACGGCTTCGCCAGGATGGCACCAGTTCAAGTGAATCGTTTTCGAGTTACGCTGCGGCCGAGAAGCATAGTCTTTCTGCCGGCCTGCCCCTGTCCCCCGCTCCGTGGGGCCATCGTTACCGCGGTCGTCTTGGAAGCAGCACATCTGAACACAGCCTTAGGACTTCTAGTTTAACATCGATTCTTAACATGTACCAACGTTCGACGTGTGGGCCACCGACCCGGGACCCGTCTCTTCGCGTGAAACCACCGGGCACCTTCTATTACGATTACTCGGAAGGTTTCGATTACACGAATGATAGCCCTCCGCCGTTACCTGACCTTCCCTCTGACATTGTAACCCGCTCCATGAGTGTTTGTCAGTTGCGGGATATGGGTAATGTCGTCAAGCATCACTGCCCGCCTTCCGGGCCAACACTGCGCTCCGAGGAAGACATCCCAAGCCTTGGGACGCAAGCCCGGAATTCGGAGGAACTCGATTCGCAAAGCCGAGAAGACCGACTTAGCCCTCAAGACACACCAAGGCAGAAGCCCCAGAACGAAGAATCCAATGCTGATAGTCTGGGCGAGGACAGCTCTCGGTTCGATACTGAGCGTTCTCCTTTTTCGCACTCACGAAGatacgaagaagaagaagaatggagTGTCGGTACAGCAGTCGTTCATCGACGACAAAATACGCGTCTGACCGTCAGGAGTGACTTGCAGTTCTCAACACCGAAAGCTGTGGGAGTTTCTACCACTAGAAGCTATGAAGAGAATATGCGGCGCCTGGCAGTTTCTCCCCCTAAGCTGGGTCCCTTGGCAGACTACACTCACAGTTCCTCACCGGCCCATTATAGTCAGAGGAGAGCTGTATCCTCACCGCTCAGAGTTCAGACGCGGCGAAACACGGCCTATCCAAGAGGTTTCGGTCACTGCGGGCTTGCATCAATGGAAGAGTCGTCGGATGTAATCGTCGGCACAGATGCACAGGATGAGTTTGCGACATCAGAAGACGGCATGGGCCATTCAAATACGTATCTCTCGAGTTTGCCAGCCGCGGAAACGGGTGGTCAGTTTCTTCGGCCTTTACATGTGGACGACCCAGCATCCCGAGGCCACAAAAGAAATCTTGCGATGCACACGATAAACACCAACGACCTGCGGAATCTGACCGAGGCTGAAATCGGCTCGATCGTTGACCGCTCTCGAACGCCCATGTTGGCACCACATCCCATCTCGCCAGCGAGGCAACTCCGGCTACAAAACAGCGTGCCGCAGCTCATGAAGGCCTTGCCTCGGTCGCCAGGTATTCCTGTTCGAAGCGAATCTTGTTTTGCCAACTTTTACAGTCAAGATCTCGAATACACAACGGGCTTTTCTACCCCTGATCCTTCTAGCTTCGGTGTCGAGCAACCAACTATGGTTGACCCTATGTTCCCATACGGCTCAAATCAACAAGAGCCAAAGTTCAAGATGCCGTCTTCGCCGTTGGCTTCTGCCGTGGTTCCAGAAGAGCtaggagatgatggagtaTATGCTGATTCGAGAGAGAAGCCAAGACGCTCGGGCTCACGAAACAGTTCGCGAAATAGTAAGCTGAAGCTCAAGGTTTCCCGAGGTGCACTCAGCAAAATGCATGCGGAAGGCATCGGAGGCAGGAGAAACACGGCCGCTGGGCCAGCAGGAGAATGGTCTGGGCCACATCCCAAACCACGGGGTCGGCCTTCCAGAAACCACATGAATCCAGGGGTAACAAACATGGACAGCCTGGTAGAGTCAGCCGCAGAAGCCGAGAAGACGGACACATGCGATCAAGAGGTTGCTTTCCTCGACAGCCCTTGTTCAAGCATTCCGGCGCCTGCAATACCAGACTCTCACCaagatgatgttggcgatAAGCCATCACCGGCCACACAGGGTCCTAGGGAAGTGACTAGTCCAACGGCTCGGAGTGAGGCGCGGAGCTCACTTTCACACGACAGCTGCGTCAGTGGGCAATCGCCCCGAGGGCTGAAGAAACGCTTCCCGGATTTACGAGTTCGCCTGGCGGAGTCCCGGTTGAGGTCGGCCGAAACACTGACTCCAGACGGTAGGATAGGGGAGGTGATTGAGGTGGTCCTTACTCCTCCTGTCGAGGCACCCATGTCGGAGTCTGGGCATGGCTCCAAGGTGAATCTGACGACaaaagatggagatggtgataACAACGCCAGTGATGAGGGAGCTGCTGGGAAGCATCAAGGAAAAGGGTtcagggggaggatgtcgagatggTTCAAGGCTGCGAGGCAGGTGGTTATGGGGGCCTGTAGTGGGTCGGGGAAACGAGGTTGA
- a CDS encoding uncharacterized protein (EggNog:ENOG503Q4NV; COG:S): protein MAQVRFAPREHPQMEMREKGRARGPVFTTPAFNDRPNSVYTEFMESEAEMGHEHDDHDDDDDDDEVYSEFGDLEGIEDGECSPRASIGGSSGQHSFTTLSTYDEVQTPRSLRQRPFAFDTYEVKQQPVEGPRGPHLFRSSMSSAQSIELQHALSLSPVTPKKPHLMDYQLQDVHLTALPKKRRNTAGPFEFTDEELDTSALHMWSPEMVAQRMLNAGVELPAAEKFVENDITGAILITLKFEDLKELGISSFGVRTLIWEEIHSMRDMQKPEPMPETPIEDEPDKQVRRELKRKESGATKDKRKPRLKINDVISPLESVSIVGIEQVLPKPHQCSKGENCSKAKRYKRLMEAFQKDHPFLNDKGVIMLAGDLGKVTATTGLVAPEEDEFRPVSDVVPSVVASSDVMGPGAFTTMQYLQEAALRNVETRDAQDNVRHFLDFQHQHSTSSEVPPTPPFEISPVSNSPVYGSNTTTPQPHTGLRGLPKLSIPTHPSTTTPNTYDPQSARARSARPISQVIPSFRELSPSSSESTPTGAAPLYRFGTPFSEMDVPITITSLPAPSRDFSQSVPPDMNYRNPTMRSLSRNTIRRPSFPVMPALDENSIVSPLSNNNSHNNIPSTLNRSFSQRRPLQAPPRVNYPWTQTDRPTLEKAIPPTTTTTTTSTTTTNNPAGVKTVNINGRLSPVSDKPTPDMTGGEAISYQGLMKKRKTKMLRHEWHEHFFRLQGTRLTMHKDEKEKNRTLEYIDIDDYAIACSSMQQSGNKLGAAFKAMHIRRGSDELARRGDVGAFSFQLVPQDGRKALGLGGVLSKKKESGAGGEREGIEGAVNGTGKTHHFAVKGRDERIDWMRELMLAKAMKQKGEGFEVVVNGNMI from the exons ATG GCTCAAGTACGCTTCGCTCCACGAGAGCACCCGCAGATGGAAatgagggaaaaggggagggcgaggggtCCGGTATTCACAACGCCGGCTTTCAATGACAGGCCAAACTCTGTGTACACGGAATTCATGGAGTCAGAAGCCGAGATGGGCCACGAACatgatgatcatgatgacgacgacgacgacgacgaggtcTACAGCGAATTCGGGGATCTGGAAGGAATTGAAGATGGCGAATGTTCCCCCCGTGCCAGCATTGGCGGTTCG TCCGGCCAACACAGCTTTACCACCCTTTCCACATACGACGAGGTCCAAACACCAAGGTCCCTGCGGCAACGGCCCTTCGCATTCGACACGTACGAAGTGAAGCAGCAACCAGTAGAAGGCCCGAGAGGTCCTCACCTGTTCCGGAGCTCCATGTCCTCGGCCCAGTCCATCGAGTTGCAACATGCGCTTTCGCTCTCGCCTGTGACGCCCAAGAAGCCACATCTGATGGACTACCAGCTTCAGGATGTTCACCTCACCGCTCTGCCAAAAAAGAGGCGCAACACGGCCGGCCCTTTTGAGTTTaccgacgaggagcttgatACGTCGGCGCTGCATATGTGGTCTCCGGAAATGGTTGCGCAGAGGATGCTGAATGCCGGTGTTGAGCTTCCCGCCGCGGAAAAGTTTGTCGAGAATGATATCACGGGTGCTATTTTGATCACTTTGAAGTTTGAGGACTTGAAGGAGCTGGGGATTTCATCTTTTGGCGTGAGGACGTTGATTTGGGAGGAGATTCACAGCATGAGGGACATGCAGAAGCCGGAGCCTATGCCCGAGACACCGATTGAGGATGAGCCGGACAAGCAGGTCAGAAGGGAACtcaagaggaaggagagcgGCGCGACCAAAGACAAACGGAAGCCGAGGTTGAAGATCAACGATGTCATCTCTCCTTTGGAGTCGGTGTCCATCGTGGGTATTGAGCAGGTACTGCCAAAGCCTCACCAGTGCTCCAAGGGCGAGAACTGCTCCAAGGCCAAGAGATACAAGCGGCTGATGGAGGCCTTCCAGAAGGACCACCCGTTCCTCAACGACAAGGGCGTCATCATGCTTGCCGGCGACCTTGGAAAGGTCACCGCTACCACGGGTCTTGTCGCGCCAGAAGAGGACGAGTTCCGCCCGGTATCCGACGTCGTCCCTTCTGTGGTGGCTTCATCCGATGTCATGGGACCCGGTGCCTTCACAACAATGCAGTACCTCCAAGAAGCTGCCCTTCGTAATGTCGAGACAAGAGACGCCCAGGACAACGTCCGTCACTTCCTCGActtccaacaccaacactccaccagcagcgaagtccccccaacaccaccctttGAGATCTCCCCCGTGAGTAACTCCCCGGTCTacggcagcaacaccaccaccccccaacctcacacCGGCCTCCGCGGCCTCCCCAAGctctccatcccaacccacccatccaccaccacacccaacaCCTACGACCCTCAATCCGCCCGCGCCCGCTCCGCCCGCCCAATCTCCCAAgtcatcccctccttccgagaactctccccctcttcatcagagTCCACCCCCACCGGCGCCGCTCCCTTGTACCGTTTCGGCACACCCTTCTCAGAAATGGACgtgcccatcaccatcacctccctccccgccccctcgCGTGACTTTTCGCAGTCTGTGCCCCCCGACATGAACTACCGCAACCCCACGATGCGGTCTCTGTCACGCAACACCATCCGCCGGCCCTCCTTCCCCGTCATGCCGGCCCTCGACGAGAACAGCATCGTCTCCCCtctttccaacaacaacagccacaacaacatcccctccaccctcaaccGCTCTTTTTCACAGCGTCGTCCGTTGCAGGCTCCCCCGAGGGTGAACTACCCCTGGACACAAACCGACCGCCCCACGTTGGAAAAAGCCATCCCCCCTActactacaacaactactaCTAGTACTACTACTACCAACAACCCTGCCGGTGTGAAAACAGTCAACATCAACGGCCGACTGTCGCCCGTGAGCGATAAACCCACCCCTGACATGACGGGTGGCGAGGCTATCAGTTATCAAGGTctcatgaagaagagaaaaacaaaGATGCTCAGGCACGAGTGGCACGAGCATTTCTTTAGACTTCAGGGGACAAGGCTGACAATGcacaaggatgagaaggagaagaataGGACGTTGGAGTATATCGATATTGATGACTATGCTATTGCCTGCAGCAGCATGCAGCAGAGCGGGAATAAGCTGGGGGCGGCGTTCAAGGCGATGCATATCCGACGGGGGAGTGATgagttggcgaggaggggggatgtgggTGCTTTTAGTTTTCAGCTGGTGCCGCAGGATGGGAGGAAGGCgcttgggctggggggggtGCTCAgtaagaagaaggagagtggtgctgggggggagagggaggggattgaGGGGGCGGTGAATGGGACGGGGAAGACGCATCATTTTGCGGtcaaggggagggatgagaGGATTGATTGGATGAGGGAGTTGATGCTTGCTAAGGCCATGAAgcagaagggggaggggtttgaggttgtggtgaatGGGAATATGATTTAG
- a CDS encoding uncharacterized protein (EggNog:ENOG503NXRB; COG:Q), which produces MSCKSSMMTMLSMSEHGSLGPMGVLGVALAGSLSIFLLRSIYYAFLHPLSKIPGPKLYSFWDLPYLYHALRGNWPHKLKDLHDRYGPVVRYTPDNISFTTPSAWKTIYGHRHLPGQETFPKDPTAYRPTPSGHPHIIIASDPDHRRQRRLLSHAFSEKALRAQEDILNHYATLLITKLTAKANAKVAVDIVQWFNFTTFDLIGDLAFGQPFNCLDSAAYHPWVSLIFSNIKLGVFFEVLRRHPFLGCLKTFLLPKHLIQSQKEHRALSEKTAKKRLEAGGTERGDFMSYILRHNDEKGMSEGEIIENSSLLIIAGSETTATQLSGTTFWLLKNRDKYDKLVKEIRGRFGREDEIDLVAVGGLEYLEAVLEEGFRMYPPTPLALPRRVPPKGEYIEGYWIPGNTSVAVPQWASYQSSSNFRDPQKFVPERWLGDPRYADDVRGVLQPFSVGPRNCIGRNLAYAEMRLIMARLLWNFDLELMPESEEWNRQRIYVLWEKGPVNVRLTPVVR; this is translated from the exons aTGAGCTGTAAGTCTTCAATGATGACAATGCTTAGCATGTCGGAACACGGCTCTCTGGGCCCCATGGGAGTACTGGGGGTAGCACTAGCTGGG tctctctccatcttcctcctccgcagcATCTACTACgccttcctccaccccctctccaaaatcccCGGCCCCAAGCTCTACTCCTTCTGGGACCTCCCCTACCTCTACCACGCCCTCCGCGGCAACTGGCCCCACAAACTCAAAGACCTCCACGACCGGTACGGCCCCGTGGTCCGCTACACCCCCGACAACATCtctttcaccaccccctccgcctggAAAACCATCTACGGCCACCGCCACCTTCCCGGTCAAGAAACCTTCCCCAAAGACCCCACCGCCTACCGTCCAACCCCCTCGGGCCACccccacatcatcatcgcctcCGACCCcgaccaccgccgccagcgccgcctcctctcccacgccTTCTCCGAAAAAGCCCTCCGCGCCCAAGAGGACATCCTGAACCACTACGCCactctcctcatcaccaagctcaccgCCAAAGCCAACGCCAAGGTAGCAGTCGACATAGTCCAGTGGTTCAACTTCACCACCTTTGACCTGATCGGCGACCTCGCCTTTGGTCAGCCCTTCAACTGCCTCGATTCAGCCGCCTACCACCCCTGGGTATccctcatcttctccaacatcaagctcGGCGTGTTTTTCGAGGTTCTCCGTCGCCACCCTTTTCTCGGCTGTCTGAAGACATTCCTCTTGCCTAAGCACCTGATACAAAGCCAAAAGGAGCACCGGGCGTTGAGCGAGAAGACAGCCAAGAAACGGCTCGAGGCAGGGGGGACGGAAAGGGGGGACTTCATGAGCTATATCCTGAGGCATAATGACGAGAAGGGGATGAGCGAGGGGGAGATTATAGAGAATAGTAGTTTGCTTATTATCGCTGGGAGTGAGACTACTGCTACGCAGCTGAGCGGGACGACGttttggttgttgaagaacaGGGACAAGTATGACAAACTGGTCAAGGAGATTAGGGGGAGGTTTGGCAGGGAGGACGAGATTGATTTGGTAgcggtgggggggttggagtaTTTGGAGgcggttttggaggaggggtttagGATGT ATCCCCCAACACCGCTCGCTTTGCCGAGACGGGTTCCCCCAAAGGGGGAGTATATAGAAGGGTATTGGATTCCCGGTAAT ACATCAGTAGCAGTCCCTCAATGGGCCTCGTACCAATCCTCTTCGAACTTTCGCGATCCTCAGAAATTTGTCCCCGAACGCTGGCTCGGCGACCCGAGATATGCTGATGATGTGCGGGGGGTGCTGCAGCCTTTTTCGGTCGGGCCGAGGAATTGTATTGGGAGGAATTTGGCGTATGCTGAGATGAGGTTGATcatggcgaggttgttgtgGAATTTCGACTTGGAGTTGATGCCAGAGAGTGAGGAGTGGAATAGGCAGAGGATTTATGTGCTCTGGGAGAAGGGGCCTGTCAATGTGAGGCTTACGCCGGTTGTTAGGTGA